A single window of Candoia aspera isolate rCanAsp1 chromosome 3, rCanAsp1.hap2, whole genome shotgun sequence DNA harbors:
- the TAL1 gene encoding T-cell acute lymphocytic leukemia protein 1, whose translation MLMERSPSDPPRDAAHGTGAGAEGVGEPDLGLGSGSSSGGGGNGDRRRRGMALPGEPALLDGVAKETGRPPPSPGPGPPAAPVPVIELVRNGRPIKARDAPAGALQSQRERDASSSSSSSTSSSSSSRVPRSEPATATALALATTVGAGAGTPPAGGGSGGSSDVRMVHLSPTAAPALPPPARAMLYGLGAPLSASSSGFFGEPENFSMYNNNRVKRRPSPYEVELSDGPHTKVVRRIFTNSRERWRQQNVNGAFAELRKLIPTHPPDKKLSKNEILRLAMKYINFLAKLLNDQEEEGNQRGKVNKETGIVQEDLLQDMLSPNSSCESSLDGAGSPDSFTEEHETLDPKHTRGLHHSLLPIENNAQR comes from the exons ATGCTGATGGAGAGGTCCCCCAGTGACCCGCCGCGGGATGCGGCGCACGGAACCGGAGCTGGAGCGGAAGGCGTCGGCGAGCCGGACTTGGGGCTGGGTTccggcagcagcagcggcggcggcggcaacggCGATCGGAGGCGCAGGGGAATGGCCCTCCCGGGGGAGCCGGCCTTGCTCGATGGGGTTGCCAAGGAAACGGGTCGGCCGCCCCCCTCCCCCGGCCCGGGGCCCCCTGCTGCGCCGGTGCCAGTGATCGAGCTGGTGCGCAACGGCCGCCCTATAAAAGCGAGGGACGCGCCGGCCGGGGCCCTGCAGAGCCAGAGAGAGCGAgacgccagcagcagcagcagcagcagcaccagcagcagcagcagcagcagagtgcCGCGCTCCGAGCCGGCCACCGCCACCGCCCTCGCCCTCGCCACTACCGTGGGCGCCGGAGCGGGCACGCCCCCGGCCGGTGGTggcagcggcggcagcagcgACGTCCGCATGGTGCACCTCAGTCCTACGGCAGCCCCCGCGCTCCCGCCGCCGGCCAGAGCCATGCTCTACGGCCTCGGGGCCCCGCTCAGCGCCTCCAGCAG TGGGTTTTTTGGTGAACCCGAAAACTTTTCCATGTATAACAACAACCGAGTCAAAAGAAGACCATCCCCCTATGAAGTGGAGCTCTCTGATG GCCCTCACACAAAAGTGGTCCGTCGAATATTCACAAATAGCCGTGAGAGGTGGAGGCAGCAGAACGTCAATGGAGCTTTTGCTGAGCTTCGCAAGCTCATCCCAACTCACCCACCTGACAAAAAGCTCAGCAAGAATGAAATATTACGCCTGGCTATGAAATACATCAATTTCTTGGCCAAACTGCTCAATGACCAAGAAGAGGAAGGGAACCAGCGGGGTAAAGTAAACAAAGAGACTGGCATAGTGCAAGAAGACCTTCTTCAGGACATGTTGTCCCCAAATTCAAGCTGTGAAAGCTCATTAGATGGAGCAGGAAGCCCAGACAGTTTCACGGAGGAGCATGAAACATTAGATCCTAAGCACACAAGAGGCCTCCatcattcccttcttcccatcgAGAACAATGCCCAGCGATGA